In Thalassotalea sp. Sam97, a single window of DNA contains:
- the lspA gene encoding signal peptidase II yields MGNVFKETGLRWLWLALLLLIIDQVTKHWVAATFNYREVIEVMPFFNLTYVHNPGAAFSWLADQSGWQRWFLSAVAIVVSVMLIIWMRKTPKQQALISIAFALILSGAIGNVIDRLMFGYVIDFLDFYIGNKHWPAFNVADSAIFVGAALMIYDAFTNNEQSDNRTGENKQVADNEHVDSKQG; encoded by the coding sequence ATGGGTAACGTCTTCAAGGAAACGGGATTGCGCTGGCTTTGGCTAGCGCTGCTGTTGCTAATTATCGATCAGGTAACAAAGCACTGGGTTGCGGCAACCTTTAATTATCGCGAGGTGATTGAGGTGATGCCATTTTTCAATTTAACCTATGTGCATAACCCCGGTGCCGCTTTTAGTTGGCTTGCCGATCAAAGTGGCTGGCAGCGTTGGTTTTTATCTGCGGTGGCTATTGTTGTTAGCGTGATGCTGATCATTTGGATGCGTAAAACACCAAAACAGCAGGCACTCATCTCAATCGCCTTCGCGCTGATTTTAAGTGGTGCGATTGGCAATGTGATTGACCGTTTAATGTTTGGTTATGTTATCGATTTCCTTGATTTTTACATCGGCAATAAACATTGGCCGGCGTTTAATGTTGCCGATTCAGCCATCTTTGTTGGTGCCGCATTGATGATCTATGATGCGTTTACCAACAATGAGCAAAGCGATAACCGTACTGGCGAGAATAAACAAGTCGCCGACAACGAACACGTAGATAGTAAGCAAGGGTAA
- the ileS gene encoding isoleucine--tRNA ligase, which produces MSDYKHTLNLPDTEFPMRGNLPQREPKMLQEWADKDLYGQIRAAKKGKKSFILHDGPPYANGNIHLGHAVNKILKDVIVKAKTLSDFNAPYVPGWDCHGLPIELVVEKKWGKPGKKLNSAEFRQKCREYAMTQVNGQREDFKRLGVFADWDKPYLTMDFDTEANIIRALGKITENGHLHQGFKPVHWCTDCGSALAEAEVEYKDKVSPAIDVKFNVDDSVADLFDHPEGHGGEGQIGIVIWTTTPWTLPANRAVSVHPELQYSLVQAYTEQGPVRFILATDLVKDCMDRFGVEKYHALGFCQGNALENVPVQHPFYDFTVPIILGDHVTTDSGTGCVHTAPGHGVDDFNVGRQYDLEVANPVGANGVYLEGTELFAGQHVFKANDNVVEVLKEKGALVHHHAYEHSYPHCWRHKTPIIFRATPQWFISMDKNNLRSDSLKEIEKTKWIPDWGQSRIEKMVEGRPDWCISRQRTWGVPIALFVDKDTGALHPESVALIEKVALLVEEKGIQAWFDLEPADLLNESDAEQYVKVTDTLDVWFDSGVSHYSVVNARDEFDKRADLYLEGSDQHRGWFMSSMMSSVAMTGEAPYSEVLTHGFTVDVKGHKMSKSLGNVVTPDQITKKMGGDILRLWVASVNYTQEITVSDEIFKRQADAYRRIRNTSRFLLANINGFEPNQHMVDVADMVALDRWVVGRAAQLQQEIIDAYDNYEFHAVVQKIMNFCTTELGGFYLDIIKDRQYTAKQDSHARRSCQSALFLIAEAMVRWMAPILSFTAQEIWSALPGERDEFVFTGVWFDGLKRVDDKLDDDFWTQIIAVRNEVNKALELARKEDVVGATLQANVTLYASAELADKLNVFADELRFVFITSGAKVVVGDGQSEGAQATDIAGLAIKVTASNGSKCERCWHYTDDVGANEQHTDLCGRCVTNIDGDGETRQFA; this is translated from the coding sequence ATGAGTGACTATAAACATACTTTAAATTTACCAGATACCGAGTTTCCAATGCGCGGTAACTTGCCGCAACGTGAACCGAAAATGTTACAAGAGTGGGCGGACAAAGACTTGTATGGTCAAATCCGAGCTGCCAAAAAAGGTAAAAAATCGTTTATTTTGCACGATGGTCCTCCGTATGCAAACGGTAATATTCATTTAGGTCACGCGGTTAACAAAATTCTCAAAGACGTTATCGTTAAAGCTAAAACCTTATCTGATTTTAACGCGCCTTATGTGCCAGGTTGGGACTGTCATGGCTTACCAATTGAGCTTGTTGTTGAGAAAAAGTGGGGCAAGCCGGGTAAAAAATTAAATTCAGCCGAGTTTCGTCAAAAGTGTCGCGAATATGCGATGACTCAAGTGAATGGCCAGCGTGAAGACTTTAAACGTTTAGGTGTATTCGCGGATTGGGATAAGCCTTATTTAACCATGGATTTTGATACCGAAGCGAATATCATTCGAGCATTGGGCAAAATCACTGAAAATGGCCACTTACATCAAGGCTTTAAACCCGTACATTGGTGTACAGACTGTGGTTCAGCACTTGCTGAAGCTGAAGTTGAATACAAAGATAAAGTATCACCAGCGATTGACGTAAAATTTAACGTAGATGATAGCGTTGCAGACTTATTTGACCACCCTGAAGGTCATGGTGGTGAAGGTCAAATCGGTATTGTTATTTGGACCACCACGCCATGGACACTGCCAGCGAACCGCGCCGTATCGGTGCACCCTGAATTACAATACAGCTTAGTACAAGCCTATACTGAGCAAGGACCTGTACGTTTTATTCTTGCAACCGACCTAGTGAAAGATTGCATGGATCGTTTCGGCGTTGAAAAATACCATGCATTAGGTTTCTGCCAAGGTAATGCATTAGAAAACGTACCTGTTCAGCACCCGTTCTATGACTTTACTGTGCCAATCATTTTAGGTGATCACGTTACCACCGACTCGGGTACCGGTTGTGTTCACACAGCACCTGGTCACGGTGTTGATGACTTTAACGTTGGCCGTCAATATGACTTAGAAGTGGCCAACCCGGTTGGTGCAAATGGTGTGTACTTAGAAGGTACCGAATTGTTTGCTGGTCAGCACGTATTTAAAGCCAATGATAATGTGGTCGAGGTGTTAAAAGAGAAGGGTGCACTTGTTCACCATCATGCCTATGAGCATTCGTACCCACATTGCTGGCGTCATAAAACGCCGATTATTTTCCGTGCGACACCACAATGGTTCATTAGCATGGACAAAAATAATTTGCGTAGCGACTCATTAAAAGAAATTGAAAAAACCAAATGGATCCCGGATTGGGGCCAAAGCCGTATTGAAAAAATGGTCGAAGGGCGTCCTGATTGGTGTATTTCACGTCAGCGTACCTGGGGTGTACCAATTGCACTATTCGTTGATAAAGACACTGGTGCTTTGCACCCAGAATCGGTCGCGTTAATCGAAAAAGTTGCCTTGTTGGTTGAAGAAAAGGGCATCCAAGCTTGGTTTGACCTAGAGCCTGCGGACTTACTTAACGAAAGTGACGCTGAACAATATGTGAAAGTTACCGATACCTTGGATGTTTGGTTTGATTCTGGCGTATCTCACTACTCGGTTGTTAATGCCCGTGATGAGTTTGATAAACGTGCCGACTTATACCTTGAAGGTAGCGATCAACACCGTGGTTGGTTTATGTCGTCGATGATGTCATCGGTAGCGATGACTGGTGAAGCGCCATACAGTGAAGTATTAACACACGGTTTTACGGTTGATGTTAAAGGCCACAAGATGTCTAAGTCATTAGGCAATGTGGTAACACCGGATCAAATCACCAAAAAAATGGGTGGCGATATTTTACGCTTATGGGTCGCGTCGGTGAACTATACCCAAGAGATCACGGTATCGGATGAAATCTTTAAGCGTCAAGCTGATGCGTATCGTCGTATCCGTAATACGTCACGTTTCTTATTAGCCAATATCAACGGTTTTGAGCCGAACCAACACATGGTCGATGTGGCCGATATGGTGGCATTGGACCGCTGGGTTGTTGGCCGTGCAGCGCAGTTGCAGCAAGAAATTATCGACGCGTACGATAACTACGAATTCCATGCGGTTGTGCAAAAAATTATGAATTTCTGTACAACAGAGCTTGGTGGCTTCTATTTAGACATTATTAAAGATAGACAATATACCGCTAAGCAAGATTCCCACGCACGTCGTTCATGTCAATCAGCATTATTCCTAATCGCTGAAGCTATGGTACGCTGGATGGCACCAATTTTGTCGTTTACAGCACAAGAAATTTGGTCAGCGTTACCTGGTGAGCGTGATGAATTTGTTTTCACTGGCGTATGGTTCGACGGCCTTAAACGCGTTGATGACAAGCTAGATGACGATTTTTGGACGCAAATCATCGCGGTGCGTAATGAAGTTAACAAAGCATTAGAGTTGGCTCGTAAAGAAGACGTTGTTGGTGCAACGCTACAAGCAAACGTAACGCTTTATGCATCAGCCGAGTTAGCAGACAAACTTAATGTCTTTGCTGATGAATTGCGCTTTGTGTTTATTACTTCTGGTGCCAAAGTGGTTGTCGGTGATGGTCAATCAGAAGGCGCACAAGCGACTGATATTGCCGGCTTAGCAATTAAGGTCACTGCATCAAACGGTAGTAAGTGTGAGCGTTGTTGGCACTATACCGACGATGTTGGTGCTAATGAGCAACATACCGATTTATGTGGTCGTTGTGTGACCAACATTGATGGCGATGGTGAAACACGCCAATTTGCATAA
- the ribF gene encoding bifunctional riboflavin kinase/FAD synthetase: MQLIRGIHNIRDAHNGCVLTIGNFDGVHLGHQRVIRALIKKSEELGLIPAVMVFEPQPQELFNPQMAPARLTRLRDKYTLLRQLGVKRLICVNFNHQFASQSAEQFIEQLLVAKLGVKHLIIGDDFRFGKNRRGDFAMLKQAGEKFDFAVTDTASFKLDDCRISSTEIRKALQQDDLIEAQSMLGRPYSIIGRVVHGDKQGRQLGFPTANVLLKRCVSPVSGVYAVQVQFNDSRYYGVANIGSRPTVRGMRQQLEVHIFDFKGNLYGQQIDVILLKKLREEQRFASLDALTAQISQDTQQAKQLVAEKF, from the coding sequence ATGCAATTGATTCGAGGCATTCACAATATTAGAGACGCTCACAATGGTTGTGTATTGACCATTGGTAATTTTGATGGCGTGCATTTAGGCCATCAGCGCGTTATTCGTGCCTTAATAAAAAAGAGTGAAGAGTTAGGTTTAATACCTGCGGTTATGGTATTTGAACCACAGCCACAAGAGTTGTTTAATCCGCAAATGGCACCCGCACGACTCACTCGTCTGCGCGATAAGTACACTTTACTGCGCCAATTGGGCGTTAAGCGACTTATTTGTGTTAACTTCAACCACCAGTTTGCCAGTCAGTCTGCTGAACAGTTTATTGAGCAATTACTCGTGGCTAAGTTGGGTGTTAAGCACCTGATCATTGGTGATGATTTTCGTTTTGGCAAAAATCGTCGCGGTGATTTTGCTATGTTGAAGCAAGCAGGTGAAAAGTTTGATTTTGCTGTTACCGATACCGCCAGTTTTAAACTGGACGATTGCCGAATTTCCAGCACTGAAATTCGCAAAGCATTGCAACAAGACGATTTAATTGAAGCCCAATCTATGTTGGGCCGCCCATACAGCATTATTGGCCGCGTTGTGCATGGTGATAAGCAAGGGCGACAGTTAGGATTTCCAACGGCTAATGTCTTATTAAAACGCTGTGTGTCACCTGTGAGTGGGGTATATGCAGTACAAGTTCAGTTCAACGACAGTCGTTATTATGGTGTCGCCAACATTGGCTCCAGACCAACCGTGCGCGGTATGCGCCAACAACTGGAAGTTCATATTTTTGACTTTAAAGGTAATTTGTATGGCCAGCAAATCGACGTGATTTTGCTGAAAAAGTTGCGAGAAGAGCAACGTTTTGCGTCGCTAGACGCGTTAACAGCACAAATTAGCCAAGATACACAACAAGCCAAACAGCTTGTTGCCGAAAAATTTTAA
- the murJ gene encoding murein biosynthesis integral membrane protein MurJ, with the protein MAKKLLKSGLIVSFMTLISRVLGLVRDIVIADKIGTSAGADVFFFANKIPNFLRRLFAEGAFAQAFVPVLAEYQHDDDKNGSQHSRELIAKVSGTLGVIVSIVTLFGMIATPVVVALFGFGWFMDWLNDGPNAAKFDLASSLLTITFPYLWFISLTALAGSILNTLGKFAAAAFTPVLLNVCIIVAAIYASSYFAEPAYALAWGVFFGGLTQFLFQIPFLVKAGVLVKPSWGWSHPGVRKIRKLLIPALFGVSVTQINLLLDTLIASFLITGSISWLYYADRLLEFPLGLFGIAIATIILPNLSRLHAGKDQRAFAHTLGWGLKVVSLLGWPAMAGLMVLAQPIIMILFMRGEFTQQDVLQVSYALFAYMSGLLSFMFIKILAPGYYARQDTKTPVSIAIKAMVANMVFNLMLAPFFGYVGLAMATALSATLNAVLLYRGLQAQQIYQLDRQSKSVIIRLIIAAVIMAVALFFISPMFAVWLHMSVSQQIGYLLALILAGVCIYALSAFALGVRARHFIAH; encoded by the coding sequence TTGGCGAAAAAATTGCTCAAGTCAGGCCTCATCGTTAGCTTTATGACTCTTATTTCTCGTGTACTCGGTCTGGTACGCGACATCGTGATTGCGGACAAAATTGGTACCAGTGCGGGCGCCGATGTGTTCTTTTTTGCCAATAAAATCCCCAACTTTCTGCGTCGTTTGTTTGCCGAAGGGGCTTTTGCCCAAGCGTTTGTGCCGGTATTAGCTGAGTATCAACATGACGATGATAAAAATGGCAGTCAACACAGCCGGGAGTTGATTGCTAAGGTCAGCGGTACGTTAGGCGTCATTGTTAGCATCGTCACCTTGTTTGGTATGATCGCCACGCCAGTGGTGGTTGCTTTATTTGGTTTTGGCTGGTTTATGGATTGGCTCAACGATGGCCCTAATGCCGCAAAATTTGACTTAGCATCGAGCTTATTAACCATTACCTTTCCCTATTTATGGTTTATTAGTTTAACCGCATTAGCGGGATCTATTCTTAATACGCTTGGCAAGTTTGCTGCTGCGGCGTTTACTCCGGTGCTACTTAATGTTTGTATTATTGTTGCTGCAATCTATGCTTCTTCATACTTTGCTGAGCCAGCGTACGCGCTCGCTTGGGGGGTATTTTTTGGTGGCTTAACACAGTTTTTATTTCAAATTCCATTTCTTGTTAAAGCCGGTGTTTTGGTGAAGCCTAGCTGGGGTTGGTCGCATCCAGGGGTACGAAAAATTCGCAAGTTACTGATCCCGGCCTTGTTTGGTGTATCGGTTACGCAAATCAATTTACTACTCGACACCCTTATCGCCAGTTTCTTGATAACGGGTTCCATCAGTTGGCTGTATTACGCCGATCGCTTGCTAGAGTTCCCATTGGGTTTATTTGGTATCGCTATTGCTACCATTATCTTGCCAAACCTTTCGCGCTTGCACGCAGGTAAAGACCAACGAGCCTTTGCCCATACGTTAGGCTGGGGCTTAAAAGTGGTTAGTTTGTTAGGCTGGCCGGCAATGGCGGGACTAATGGTGTTGGCACAACCGATTATTATGATTTTGTTTATGCGCGGTGAGTTTACCCAGCAAGATGTCTTACAAGTATCTTATGCGTTGTTTGCCTACATGAGTGGCTTACTTAGCTTTATGTTTATCAAAATACTCGCGCCTGGCTATTACGCAAGGCAAGATACCAAGACCCCCGTGAGTATTGCCATCAAGGCTATGGTTGCTAACATGGTATTTAATTTAATGTTGGCGCCATTTTTTGGTTATGTTGGTCTGGCCATGGCGACCGCTCTATCGGCGACATTAAATGCCGTATTGCTCTACCGTGGCTTGCAGGCGCAACAAATTTATCAGCTTGATAGACAAAGTAAATCGGTCATTATCCGCTTGATAATTGCCGCTGTTATTATGGCTGTCGCGCTGTTTTTTATCTCACCGATGTTTGCCGTATGGTTGCACATGAGTGTGAGCCAGCAAATAGGTTATTTGCTGGCATTAATTTTGGCCGGGGTATGTATTTATGCGTTAAGTGCGTTTGCCCTTGGGGTACGGGCACGTCATTTTATCGCCCATTAA
- the rpsT gene encoding 30S ribosomal protein S20 — protein sequence MANSKSAKKRAIQSEKRRQHNASRRSMMRTYVKKVIAAIEAGNKEVAMQELAAATPILDRYASKGLIHKNKAARAKSRLNAKIKAL from the coding sequence TTGGCTAACTCTAAGTCTGCTAAGAAGCGCGCTATCCAATCAGAGAAGCGTCGCCAACACAACGCTTCACGTCGCTCTATGATGCGTACTTACGTGAAGAAAGTTATTGCTGCTATCGAAGCAGGTAACAAAGAAGTTGCAATGCAAGAACTTGCAGCAGCTACACCAATTTTAGACCGTTACGCAAGTAAAGGTTTAATCCACAAGAACAAAGCAGCTCGTGCTAAGAGCCGCTTAAATGCAAAAATCAAAGCGTTATAA
- the murQ gene encoding N-acetylmuramic acid 6-phosphate etherase, producing MLQQLNSLVSEGRNPRTMDIDLHNSLEIVRQINDEDMNVAGAVQACLTPISQAVDAIVAAFAKGGRLIYIGAGTSGRLGILDAVECPPTFSTPDDMVIGLIAGGDGAIYKAVEGAEDEPEAAVADLQDIDFDANDVLVGIAASGRTPYVIGGLDYANQLGAMTVSLSCNPNSPIATQAKIHICPIVGPEVLTGSTRLKSGTAQKLVLNMLTTASMIRSGKSYQNLMVDVHASNEKLHARAVRIVMQATNCQQQQAISALKVCDNKVKLAILHVLTGLGLSEGEQLLALHSGFLRRALMAYRGE from the coding sequence TTGTTGCAGCAGCTTAATAGCTTGGTTTCAGAGGGACGTAATCCACGAACGATGGATATTGATCTGCATAATTCGCTAGAAATTGTGCGCCAAATCAATGACGAAGATATGAACGTTGCCGGTGCGGTACAGGCGTGTTTAACGCCGATAAGCCAAGCTGTTGATGCGATAGTTGCGGCATTTGCCAAAGGCGGACGTTTGATTTATATCGGCGCAGGCACCAGTGGCCGCTTAGGCATACTTGATGCGGTAGAGTGTCCGCCTACCTTCAGTACCCCAGATGACATGGTCATTGGCTTAATTGCTGGTGGTGATGGCGCTATTTATAAAGCCGTAGAGGGTGCCGAAGATGAGCCAGAAGCGGCTGTTGCGGATTTACAAGACATCGACTTTGATGCAAATGATGTATTGGTAGGTATTGCTGCGAGTGGCAGGACACCTTATGTTATCGGTGGCTTAGACTACGCAAATCAACTCGGGGCGATGACGGTATCGTTATCCTGCAACCCAAATTCACCAATTGCCACGCAAGCAAAAATCCACATTTGTCCTATTGTCGGTCCAGAAGTGCTCACCGGTTCAACGCGATTAAAGTCAGGCACAGCACAAAAATTAGTGCTTAACATGCTTACCACAGCAAGTATGATCCGCTCAGGAAAAAGTTATCAAAATCTGATGGTTGATGTACATGCCAGTAACGAAAAACTGCACGCACGTGCGGTGCGCATTGTTATGCAAGCAACTAATTGCCAACAACAGCAGGCAATTTCGGCATTAAAGGTGTGTGATAACAAGGTGAAATTGGCAATCTTGCATGTGTTAACCGGGCTTGGTTTGAGTGAGGGGGAGCAGTTGCTTGCCCTGCACAGTGGTTTTTTACGGCGGGCTTTGATGGCTTATCGAGGTGAGTAG
- a CDS encoding thymidylate synthase, whose protein sequence is MKQYLQLCQRIIDEGVWVDNKRTGKRCLTVINADLEYQVGKNQFPLITTRKSFYKAAIAELLGYIKGYDNAADFRALGTKTWDANANENSAWLNNPYRKGEDDMGRVYGVQGRAWQKPDGGSIDQLKKVVENLKNGVDDRGEIISFYNPGEFHMGCLRPCMHTHNFSLLGDTLYLTSFQRSCDVPLGLNFNQIQVFTFLALMAQITGHKAGTAYHKIVNAHIYEDQLDLMQNVQLKREPFPSPQLEINPDIKTLDDVEKWVTADDFKVTGYQHHDPIQYPFSV, encoded by the coding sequence ATGAAGCAGTATTTACAATTATGCCAACGCATTATTGATGAAGGTGTTTGGGTTGATAATAAGCGTACCGGTAAACGCTGTCTAACCGTGATTAATGCCGACTTAGAATATCAAGTTGGCAAAAATCAATTTCCATTAATCACTACCCGTAAGAGCTTTTATAAAGCGGCTATTGCTGAACTCCTTGGCTACATTAAAGGCTACGATAACGCGGCGGACTTTCGTGCTCTGGGTACCAAAACTTGGGACGCCAATGCCAATGAGAACAGTGCCTGGTTAAACAATCCGTACCGTAAAGGCGAAGACGATATGGGGCGTGTTTACGGCGTACAAGGGCGTGCTTGGCAAAAGCCGGATGGTGGTAGTATCGACCAGCTGAAAAAGGTGGTTGAAAATCTCAAAAACGGTGTTGACGATCGCGGTGAAATCATTAGTTTTTACAACCCTGGTGAATTTCATATGGGCTGTCTACGCCCATGTATGCACACCCATAATTTTTCGCTACTCGGTGATACCCTGTATCTAACCAGTTTCCAGCGTTCATGTGATGTCCCTTTAGGTTTGAATTTTAATCAAATTCAGGTGTTTACGTTCTTAGCGTTGATGGCACAAATCACCGGTCACAAGGCCGGTACGGCGTACCATAAAATTGTTAATGCGCATATTTACGAAGATCAATTAGATTTAATGCAAAATGTGCAATTAAAACGTGAACCGTTTCCATCGCCGCAGCTGGAAATCAACCCAGATATCAAAACACTCGACGATGTAGAAAAATGGGTAACCGCGGATGACTTTAAAGTGACTGGCTACCAGCACCACGATCCAATTCAGTATCCATTTTCGGTATAA
- the lgt gene encoding prolipoprotein diacylglyceryl transferase, with protein MTLAAIQFPQIDPIIFSIGPVSLRWYGFMYLLGFIFAILYANRVADKSNGVWTRDQVSDLIFYGFLGVILGGRIGYVLFYNFDYFLTDPLYLFKIWTGGMSFHGGLLGVIVAIAIFAHKEKKTFLQVGDFVAPLVPFGLGAGRIGNFINAELWGRESDVPWAMVFPTDAKGLARHPSQLYEFFLEGVVLFFMVYFVSKYTKASGVASGTFLAGYGTFRFIVEFFREPDAHLGFIFSFISMGQVLSLPMIIIGIGLIVWGLKHNSNSQRAGAK; from the coding sequence ATGACATTAGCAGCTATTCAGTTTCCACAAATTGATCCTATTATTTTTTCCATTGGTCCCGTATCGTTACGCTGGTACGGATTTATGTATTTATTAGGGTTTATCTTTGCCATCCTCTACGCTAATCGCGTCGCTGACAAATCAAACGGTGTATGGACTCGCGATCAGGTAAGTGATTTAATCTTCTACGGTTTTTTAGGGGTGATCCTCGGTGGCCGTATCGGTTATGTGTTGTTTTATAATTTCGATTATTTCCTAACAGACCCATTATATTTATTCAAAATTTGGACCGGTGGAATGTCATTCCACGGTGGCTTACTTGGGGTTATTGTGGCCATCGCAATTTTTGCCCATAAAGAGAAGAAAACGTTTTTACAAGTAGGTGACTTTGTTGCTCCTTTGGTGCCATTTGGTTTAGGTGCTGGACGTATCGGTAACTTTATCAATGCAGAGCTTTGGGGACGCGAAAGTGATGTGCCGTGGGCTATGGTATTTCCGACCGATGCCAAAGGGCTTGCCCGTCATCCATCCCAACTGTATGAGTTTTTCTTAGAAGGTGTGGTGTTATTCTTTATGGTGTACTTTGTTAGCAAATACACCAAAGCCAGTGGCGTTGCCAGTGGTACCTTTTTAGCGGGCTATGGAACATTCCGTTTTATCGTCGAGTTTTTCCGTGAACCAGATGCCCATTTAGGTTTTATTTTTAGTTTTATTTCTATGGGCCAAGTGTTGTCGTTACCGATGATCATCATTGGTATTGGTCTCATTGTTTGGGGGCTAAAGCACAACAGTAATTCGCAACGAGCGGGAGCAAAATAA
- a CDS encoding sulfite exporter TauE/SafE family protein yields MFFSVFLACMVIGAFVGILAGLLGIGGGLVIVPALVVLLPKFAVDQSVVMPIALASSLASIVVTSSSAAFSHHKLGNIPWRFTKKLMVWVAVGAVVGANLADLLPAKALKSLFAAFVIALASYMIFSIRKPVQRSMPANKVVQAVAGISGVIASLMGISGGAILIPYLTYCGLNLLHAIGISTACGMIVSLFGTMAFMIAGLGNPDLPSWSLGYVFWPAVLGIASTSTIAARFGVKLANRLPVKTIKKVFAAFLILVAINMMF; encoded by the coding sequence ATGTTTTTCTCCGTTTTTCTTGCTTGCATGGTCATCGGTGCCTTTGTTGGTATACTCGCTGGGTTGCTGGGTATCGGTGGTGGCTTGGTCATTGTTCCTGCTTTGGTTGTCTTACTGCCAAAATTTGCTGTGGATCAGAGTGTGGTGATGCCAATCGCCTTAGCATCATCGCTGGCATCCATCGTCGTCACCTCATCGAGTGCGGCGTTTAGCCATCATAAGCTAGGTAATATACCCTGGCGTTTTACCAAAAAGTTAATGGTATGGGTTGCAGTGGGTGCCGTCGTCGGTGCCAACTTGGCTGATTTATTACCCGCAAAGGCATTAAAAAGCTTGTTTGCCGCCTTTGTTATTGCCCTTGCCAGTTATATGATCTTTTCTATTCGTAAACCGGTACAGCGCAGTATGCCTGCCAACAAAGTGGTGCAAGCCGTTGCCGGTATCAGTGGGGTTATAGCCAGTCTGATGGGCATCAGTGGTGGGGCTATTTTGATCCCATATTTAACCTATTGTGGTTTGAATTTACTCCATGCCATCGGTATTTCCACGGCCTGCGGTATGATAGTGTCGCTTTTTGGCACGATGGCGTTTATGATAGCAGGACTTGGTAACCCAGATTTGCCTAGTTGGAGTCTAGGGTATGTATTTTGGCCTGCCGTACTTGGTATAGCCAGTACATCAACCATTGCCGCACGTTTCGGGGTAAAACTCGCTAATCGGTTACCAGTAAAGACAATAAAAAAAGTATTCGCTGCATTTTTAATTTTAGTGGCGATAAATATGATGTTCTAA